A genomic stretch from Leptotrichia sp. HSP-536 includes:
- the era gene encoding GTPase Era, translated as MKSGFITIVGRPNVGKSTLMNKLVKEKVAIVSDKAGTTRDQIKGIVNIGENQFIFVDTPGIHKPKHLLGEHMTNVALEALENVDLIMFMLDGTQEISTGDMFVNENVRSVNTPIVLVINKIDKMSDEEIEEKKKEIREKLGEFDEIITLTAEYAIGIHKIFEVAEKYLSNDMWFYPEDYYTDLPVNKIVVETVREKILHHTKDEIPHSVAVEIINVETKPTIRKYDINIYVERDSQKGIVIGKDGAMLKKIGIEARREIEHLIDLKVNLKLWVKVKKKWRKNKKFLDEMGYGK; from the coding sequence ATGAAGTCAGGATTTATAACAATTGTTGGACGTCCAAATGTTGGGAAGTCTACGCTTATGAATAAACTTGTGAAGGAAAAGGTTGCGATTGTATCGGATAAGGCTGGGACGACTAGGGATCAGATAAAAGGGATTGTAAATATTGGAGAAAATCAGTTTATATTTGTGGATACGCCAGGGATTCATAAGCCTAAACATTTGCTTGGGGAACACATGACTAATGTAGCACTAGAAGCACTTGAAAATGTGGATTTGATAATGTTTATGCTGGATGGGACACAGGAAATTTCGACTGGGGATATGTTTGTTAATGAAAATGTACGAAGTGTAAATACACCGATTGTACTGGTTATTAATAAGATTGATAAAATGTCGGATGAGGAAATTGAGGAGAAGAAAAAGGAAATTCGTGAAAAATTGGGAGAGTTTGATGAAATAATAACTCTTACGGCGGAATATGCGATTGGGATTCATAAAATATTTGAAGTTGCTGAGAAATATTTGTCAAATGATATGTGGTTTTATCCAGAAGATTACTATACAGATTTACCAGTAAATAAAATCGTTGTGGAAACAGTAAGAGAAAAAATTTTACATCATACGAAAGATGAAATTCCGCATAGTGTGGCTGTGGAAATTATTAATGTAGAAACAAAGCCTACAATTAGAAAATATGATATAAATATTTATGTTGAAAGAGATAGCCAGAAAGGTATTGTTATTGGGAAAGATGGGGCTATGCTTAAGAAAATTGGAATAGAGGCTAGACGTGAAATTGAGCATCTGATTGATTTGAAGGTTAATTTAAAATTGTGGGTGAAAGTTAAGAAGAAGTGGAGAAAAAATAAGAAATTTCTTGATGAAATGGGTTATGGGAAATAA
- the uvrB gene encoding excinuclease ABC subunit UvrB has translation MDFKIHSKFKPTGDQPQAIQKIVENLEDGITDQILLGVTGSGKTFTVANVIEKINRPALIMAPNKTLAAQLYNEYKQFFPENAVEYFVSYYDYYQPEAYIMQTDTYIEKDSSINDEIDKLRHAATAALLNRRDVIIVASVSAIYGLGSPEAYKKRSIPIDVDTGFERNELIKRLISLRYERNDIAFERGKFRVKGDILDLHPSYQDTGYRFEFFGDDLESISEINTLTGQKIRNIKRITIMPATHYLTNEDTKVMFESIKREMEERVHFFQKEGKLLEAQRIEQRTKYDLEMIEEIGYCKGVENYSRYLTGKSEGEAPDTLIDYFPEDLVVFLDESHISVPQINGMYKGDRARKQSLIDNGFRLPSAYDNRPLKFEEFFGKIPQVVYISATPSDYELEHSNGEIVEQLVRPTGIVEPSIDIRETKNQIDDLMDEIKTRTARKERILVTTLTKKMAEELTDYYLEYGIKVKYMHSDIDTLERTEIIRGLRKGEFDVLVGINLLREGLDIPEVSLVAILEADKEGYLRSRRSLIQTMGRAARNVEGHVILYADKMTGSMQEAIDEVNRRREVQEKYNLENNINPKSIVREIAESIVDYEVEKENEANKAIKQYKSEKEVEKEIKKLDKQIKKLAEELNFEEAIKLRDKMNELKKLLIEL, from the coding sequence ATGGATTTTAAGATACATTCAAAATTTAAGCCGACTGGAGATCAGCCTCAGGCTATCCAAAAAATTGTGGAAAACTTGGAAGATGGTATTACAGATCAGATTTTGCTTGGGGTTACGGGGTCGGGAAAAACATTTACAGTTGCGAATGTTATTGAGAAAATAAATCGTCCAGCTTTGATAATGGCACCAAACAAGACGCTCGCAGCACAGCTTTACAATGAATATAAGCAGTTTTTTCCTGAAAATGCTGTTGAATATTTTGTGTCTTATTACGATTATTACCAGCCTGAAGCATATATTATGCAAACTGACACGTATATTGAAAAGGACTCTTCGATTAATGATGAGATTGATAAATTGCGGCATGCAGCAACAGCAGCACTTTTGAACAGAAGGGATGTTATTATTGTGGCTTCGGTTTCGGCAATTTATGGATTGGGGTCGCCAGAGGCATATAAAAAGAGATCGATTCCAATTGATGTAGATACAGGATTTGAGAGAAATGAGCTTATAAAAAGGCTGATTTCACTTAGATATGAGAGAAATGACATTGCCTTTGAGCGTGGAAAATTCCGTGTGAAAGGGGATATTCTTGATTTACATCCGTCTTATCAGGATACAGGGTACCGTTTTGAATTTTTTGGAGATGATTTGGAAAGCATCTCGGAAATTAATACGCTTACTGGGCAGAAAATTAGAAATATAAAAAGAATCACAATAATGCCTGCAACTCACTATTTGACAAATGAAGATACAAAAGTGATGTTTGAGTCAATCAAAAGAGAAATGGAAGAAAGGGTGCATTTTTTCCAGAAAGAAGGAAAACTACTGGAAGCACAGCGAATTGAGCAAAGAACAAAGTATGATTTGGAAATGATTGAGGAAATCGGATATTGCAAAGGAGTTGAAAACTATTCTAGGTATTTGACAGGAAAGAGTGAAGGAGAAGCACCTGATACGTTAATTGACTATTTTCCAGAGGATTTAGTCGTATTTCTGGATGAATCGCACATTTCAGTTCCGCAGATAAATGGGATGTATAAGGGAGATAGGGCAAGAAAGCAGTCTTTAATTGACAATGGATTCAGGCTTCCAAGTGCTTATGATAACCGTCCGTTAAAATTTGAAGAATTTTTTGGGAAAATCCCACAAGTTGTATATATTTCAGCCACTCCAAGTGATTACGAGCTGGAACATTCAAATGGAGAAATTGTAGAGCAGCTTGTACGTCCAACAGGAATTGTAGAACCAAGTATCGACATTCGAGAAACAAAAAATCAAATTGATGATTTGATGGATGAGATAAAAACTAGAACAGCAAGAAAAGAACGTATTTTAGTTACAACTTTAACCAAAAAAATGGCAGAAGAACTGACAGATTACTATTTGGAATATGGAATAAAAGTAAAATATATGCACTCTGACATTGACACGCTAGAAAGAACAGAGATAATAAGAGGTTTGAGGAAAGGTGAATTTGATGTTCTAGTTGGAATAAACTTGCTGAGGGAAGGGCTGGATATTCCAGAAGTTTCGCTGGTTGCTATTTTGGAAGCGGATAAGGAAGGATATTTACGTTCTAGAAGATCTTTAATTCAGACAATGGGACGTGCCGCAAGAAACGTTGAGGGACACGTTATTTTGTATGCCGACAAAATGACAGGCTCTATGCAGGAAGCCATTGACGAAGTAAACAGACGGCGTGAAGTTCAGGAAAAATACAATCTGGAAAACAACATCAATCCAAAATCAATCGTAAGAGAAATTGCAGAGTCAATCGTAGACTATGAAGTTGAAAAAGAAAATGAAGCAAACAAAGCAATTAAGCAGTATAAGAGTGAAAAAGAGGTGGAAAAGGAAATTAAAAAACTTGATAAGCAAATCAAGAAATTGGCAGAGGAGCTTAATTTTGAAGAAGCTATTAAGTTGAGGGATAAAATGAATGAATTGAAGAAGTTGTTAATTGAACTATAA
- the sppA gene encoding signal peptide peptidase SppA has translation MFILKMLLEIVIMLILCVILNLILVKKILRVKNKKKLPLKKVKTVVFDVKKLKEDVAMPALKGKEKLSYYQILQGLNNLAEDKNIKKVIIDVDKLNLTLSQLEEISKIFDKIRKNKEVVAIGTLFEESRYRQALLADKIFMFDTRQSTMIFRGYLHKEFYLKSFLEKFGVKMNVLHIGDYKVAGEKYSHNRMSEEKKESIKNIKDKVFEDFVELVKSKRGVDIENEILSGNLIFAGTKKALEYKLIDGVADYDEIGINYKEDTVSIEDYIVMSKDKKEKAKDIIAVINLEGVIDVKNPNKNITYENVCEKLEEIKEIKNLKGMVLRINSPGGSALVSEKIYKKIKKLTVPIYISMGDVCASGGYYIATTGKKLFANNFTLTGSIGVVMMYPEVAGTMKKLDVNLEGFGKGAGFDMLNPFEKLGEDSKEKLIYNMNEVYSEFKEHVMTARGMNEDELEKIAQGRVWLGSEAKNINLVDEIGTLEDCIKSIANDLKLDKYKVKIVELTQTLKETLSDIKMPFVSEEIREKVRFLQGNMNQVLYYESDFEL, from the coding sequence ATGTTTATTTTGAAAATGTTATTAGAAATAGTAATAATGCTTATTTTATGTGTGATTTTAAATTTAATTCTTGTGAAAAAAATTCTTAGAGTAAAAAATAAAAAGAAATTGCCTTTAAAAAAAGTGAAAACTGTTGTTTTTGATGTGAAAAAATTGAAGGAAGATGTGGCTATGCCGGCATTAAAAGGGAAAGAGAAATTATCGTATTATCAAATATTGCAAGGGTTAAATAATCTTGCAGAAGATAAAAATATAAAAAAAGTGATTATTGATGTGGATAAGTTAAATTTGACACTTTCACAGCTGGAAGAGATTTCTAAAATTTTTGATAAGATTAGGAAAAATAAGGAAGTAGTGGCAATAGGAACGCTTTTTGAGGAAAGTCGATATAGACAGGCTCTGCTTGCGGATAAAATTTTTATGTTTGATACAAGGCAGTCAACTATGATTTTTAGAGGATATTTACATAAGGAATTTTATTTGAAGTCGTTTCTGGAAAAGTTTGGGGTAAAGATGAATGTGCTTCATATCGGTGATTACAAGGTGGCTGGAGAAAAATATAGCCATAATAGAATGTCAGAGGAGAAAAAGGAATCAATTAAAAATATAAAAGATAAAGTTTTTGAAGATTTTGTGGAGCTGGTAAAAAGTAAAAGAGGCGTTGACATTGAAAATGAGATATTGAGTGGAAATTTAATTTTTGCTGGAACGAAAAAAGCTTTGGAATATAAATTGATTGATGGTGTTGCCGATTATGACGAGATTGGAATAAATTACAAGGAAGATACTGTTTCGATTGAAGATTATATTGTGATGTCAAAAGATAAGAAGGAAAAGGCGAAAGATATAATTGCTGTGATAAATCTTGAGGGTGTTATTGATGTGAAAAATCCTAACAAAAATATCACTTATGAAAATGTATGTGAAAAACTGGAAGAAATTAAGGAAATTAAAAACTTGAAAGGGATGGTGTTGAGAATAAATTCACCTGGCGGAAGTGCTTTAGTTTCTGAGAAAATATATAAGAAAATAAAAAAACTGACTGTTCCGATATATATTTCAATGGGAGACGTTTGTGCAAGTGGAGGTTATTACATTGCCACAACTGGAAAAAAATTATTTGCAAATAACTTTACTTTGACAGGCTCAATCGGAGTTGTTATGATGTATCCTGAAGTTGCAGGAACGATGAAAAAGTTAGACGTTAATTTGGAAGGATTTGGAAAAGGTGCTGGATTTGATATGCTGAATCCATTTGAAAAACTAGGAGAAGATTCAAAAGAGAAATTAATTTATAATATGAACGAAGTTTACAGCGAGTTTAAGGAACATGTGATGACAGCTAGAGGAATGAACGAGGATGAGCTTGAAAAGATTGCACAGGGAAGAGTGTGGCTTGGAAGCGAGGCTAAAAATATTAATTTAGTTGATGAAATTGGAACTCTTGAAGATTGTATAAAATCAATAGCAAATGATCTGAAGCTAGATAAATATAAAGTAAAAATTGTGGAATTGACACAGACTTTGAAGGAAACTTTGTCAGATATAAAAATGCCGTTTGTGTCTGAGGAAATTAGGGAAAAGGTTAGATTTTTGCAAGGAAATATGAATCAGGTTTTGTATTATGAGAGTGACTTTGAACTGTAG
- a CDS encoding Fic family protein, whose amino-acid sequence MNNYLELLKLYYQKANIEEELNKRLENPCVYKTSLYISPILRGERVSEEVELFFLPIKNVLMLQDEIIQNSRDILNLSNELPEVALNYCVREIMVNEIIKSNGIEGVHTTKKDVYDSMNSNKKYRFSGIVKKYKQITENKIQKINSAEEIRKIYDEVFSEEIVINSENKLDGKLFRKGIVHVTTGMKNVHLGDTTEELILEHIEKLIEFMNRKDINFLLKACITHYYFEYIHPFYDGNGRFGRLIFSMYLARKLDIFTGLSLSYSIFSEKEKYSKLFLNTSKPKNFGEITFFLIGIMELIKKGQESIIKMLMDRIEKLKYSKDYLDKLDLDNLKKNILFVYIQNYIFSDFPLEDRQLAEIIKVSMPTLKKNIEQLIKQEYLTELSKRPITHIISNKLQEVLD is encoded by the coding sequence ATGAATAATTATTTAGAATTGTTAAAATTATACTATCAAAAAGCTAATATTGAAGAAGAATTGAATAAAAGACTTGAAAATCCATGTGTTTATAAAACATCCTTATATATTTCACCAATTTTACGGGGAGAGAGAGTTTCAGAGGAAGTAGAATTGTTTTTTCTGCCAATAAAAAATGTATTAATGTTGCAAGATGAAATAATTCAAAATAGTAGAGATATTTTAAATTTGTCTAACGAACTGCCTGAAGTGGCTTTAAATTATTGTGTACGAGAAATTATGGTTAATGAAATAATAAAAAGTAATGGGATTGAAGGGGTTCATACAACAAAAAAAGATGTGTATGATAGCATGAATTCCAATAAAAAATATAGATTTTCAGGAATTGTAAAAAAATATAAGCAAATAACAGAAAATAAGATTCAAAAAATTAATTCTGCAGAAGAAATACGAAAAATATATGATGAAGTTTTTAGTGAAGAAATTGTAATTAATTCAGAGAACAAATTAGATGGGAAATTATTTAGAAAAGGTATTGTTCATGTTACAACGGGAATGAAAAATGTTCATTTAGGCGATACAACGGAAGAACTAATATTAGAGCATATTGAAAAATTGATAGAATTTATGAATAGAAAAGATATAAATTTTTTATTAAAAGCATGCATTACCCATTATTATTTTGAATATATACATCCATTCTATGATGGAAATGGTAGATTTGGTAGACTTATTTTTTCAATGTATTTAGCTAGAAAACTTGATATATTTACAGGATTGTCATTGTCTTACTCAATTTTTTCAGAAAAAGAAAAATATTCAAAATTATTTTTAAATACATCTAAACCTAAAAATTTTGGAGAAATAACATTTTTTCTTATAGGAATTATGGAATTGATAAAAAAAGGACAAGAAAGTATAATTAAAATGCTGATGGATAGAATAGAAAAATTAAAATATTCAAAAGATTATTTAGATAAATTAGATTTAGATAATTTAAAGAAGAATATATTGTTTGTTTATATTCAGAATTATATCTTTTCTGATTTTCCTTTAGAAGATCGGCAATTAGCCGAAATAATTAAAGTAAGCATGCCTACATTGAAAAAAAATATAGAACAATTAATAAAACAAGAATACTTAACAGAACTTTCTAAAAGACCAATAACGCATATTATAAGCAATAAATTACAAGAAGTTCTTGATTAA
- a CDS encoding arsenate reductase family protein has protein sequence MNKVYCYPRCTTCKKAVKWLDKNGIEYEYKHIVEETPSKEDIEKFYEKSGLPLKRFFNTSGNVYKEMNLKEKLAEMSEDEQFELLASNGMVLKRPLFVGKDFVLVGFKEAEWTEKLK, from the coding sequence ATGAATAAAGTATATTGTTACCCAAGATGTACAACTTGTAAAAAGGCTGTAAAATGGCTGGATAAAAATGGGATAGAATATGAATATAAGCATATTGTGGAAGAAACTCCGTCGAAAGAAGATATTGAAAAATTTTATGAGAAAAGTGGATTGCCGTTAAAAAGATTTTTTAATACAAGCGGAAATGTTTATAAGGAAATGAATTTGAAGGAGAAATTGGCTGAAATGTCGGAAGATGAGCAGTTTGAATTGCTTGCAAGCAATGGGATGGTGTTGAAAAGACCGCTTTTCGTGGGAAAGGATTTTGTGCTGGTTGGATTTAAGGAAGCTGAGTGGACTGAAAAATTAAAATAA